Proteins from one Aerosakkonema funiforme FACHB-1375 genomic window:
- the lpdA gene encoding dihydrolipoyl dehydrogenase — MSQGFDYDLVIVGAGVGGHGAALHAVNCGLKTAIIEAGQMGGTCVNRGCIPSKALLAASGRVRELRNAHHLKALGINVGSVDFDRGAIATHAENIVSKLRGDLTNSLKRLGVDTIQGWGKVAGPQKIAVATDKGEKIITAKDIILAPGSIPWVPPGIEIDGKTVFTSDDALKLEWLPSWVAIVGSGYIGLEFSDIYTALGSEITLIEALPELMPGFDRDIAKIAERILITPRDIETKVGVLAKKVTPGSPVVIELADAKTKEVVEILEVDACLVATGRIPFTQNMGLESVGVETDKRGFIPINDKMAVLSGGEVVPNLWAIGDATGKMMLAHAASAQGIVAVENICGGDRTPDYRSIPAAAFTHPEISFVGMTEAAAKELGQTEGFEVASVKSYFKGNSKAIAEGEAEGLAKVIYRKDTGEVLGVHIIGLHASDLIHEASNAIASRQSIYNLAYLVHAHPTLSEVLDEAYKRAKEAVRG; from the coding sequence GTGAGTCAGGGATTTGATTACGACCTCGTTATCGTAGGAGCCGGTGTGGGCGGACACGGTGCCGCTCTCCATGCGGTCAATTGCGGCTTGAAAACCGCCATCATCGAAGCAGGCCAAATGGGTGGAACCTGCGTAAATCGGGGCTGTATCCCCTCAAAGGCGCTATTGGCAGCTTCCGGTCGCGTGCGAGAATTACGCAATGCCCATCACCTAAAAGCGCTGGGCATAAATGTAGGTAGCGTGGACTTCGATCGAGGCGCAATTGCCACCCACGCGGAAAATATCGTCAGTAAGCTGCGCGGTGACTTGACCAACAGCCTCAAACGTTTGGGCGTGGATACCATCCAAGGCTGGGGCAAGGTGGCAGGGCCGCAAAAAATCGCCGTCGCCACAGACAAAGGCGAAAAAATCATCACAGCTAAAGATATTATTCTCGCTCCTGGCTCGATACCTTGGGTTCCCCCAGGAATTGAAATTGACGGCAAGACAGTCTTTACCAGCGACGATGCCTTGAAGCTGGAATGGTTACCCTCTTGGGTAGCAATCGTGGGTAGCGGCTACATCGGTTTGGAATTTTCGGATATTTATACAGCTTTGGGAAGCGAAATTACCCTGATTGAAGCGCTACCCGAATTAATGCCGGGATTCGATCGCGATATTGCCAAAATAGCGGAAAGAATTCTCATTACTCCCCGCGACATCGAAACAAAAGTGGGAGTATTAGCCAAAAAAGTAACCCCAGGTTCCCCTGTCGTTATCGAACTGGCTGACGCTAAAACCAAAGAAGTTGTCGAAATTTTGGAAGTAGACGCCTGTTTGGTAGCCACAGGTCGCATTCCCTTCACCCAGAATATGGGCTTAGAATCTGTTGGCGTCGAAACAGACAAGCGCGGCTTTATCCCCATCAATGACAAAATGGCAGTTTTGTCCGGTGGCGAAGTCGTACCTAACCTGTGGGCAATCGGCGATGCTACCGGCAAAATGATGCTAGCCCATGCCGCTTCCGCCCAAGGTATTGTAGCTGTGGAAAATATTTGCGGAGGCGATCGCACTCCCGATTATCGCAGCATCCCCGCCGCCGCCTTCACCCACCCGGAAATTAGCTTTGTGGGGATGACGGAAGCAGCAGCTAAGGAATTAGGACAAACAGAAGGTTTTGAGGTGGCTTCCGTAAAAAGTTACTTCAAAGGTAACTCGAAAGCGATCGCGGAAGGAGAAGCCGAAGGTTTGGCAAAAGTAATCTATCGCAAAGATACTGGCGAAGTTTTGGGCGTCCACATCATCGGTCTGCACGCCTCCGACTTGATCCACGAAGCATCGAATGCGATCGCCTCCCGCCAGTCCATCTACAACCTAGCTTATCTCGTTCACGCTCACCCCACCCTGTCCGAAGTCCTCGACGAAGCCTACAAACGAGCCAAAGAAGCCGTTAGGGGCTAG
- a CDS encoding TrmH family RNA methyltransferase, whose protein sequence is MLTSLQNPLVKQIRKLHQAKERHDRQVFLLEGTHLLSEACAVNYPLETVCCTSAWQERYPQLWQTATERAQRIELVSPEVLKALATTVQPDGVVAIAPRSQLPTPVTPNPGLLLALETIQDPGNLGTTIRTATAASAAGLWVSSDSVDLDHPKVLRASAGQWFRLPMAVSGDLKVLVQACQAGGMQVVATVPNTNLTYWQLDLRLPTLILLGNEGAGLSADLVALADKQVKIPLSQGVESLNVAIAAALILYEAERQKN, encoded by the coding sequence ATGTTGACCAGCCTTCAAAACCCACTGGTAAAGCAAATTCGCAAACTGCATCAAGCCAAAGAGCGGCACGATCGGCAAGTATTTCTGTTGGAAGGAACGCATCTGCTGTCAGAAGCTTGTGCGGTCAATTATCCCTTGGAGACAGTTTGCTGTACCTCAGCATGGCAGGAACGTTATCCGCAACTTTGGCAAACAGCGACAGAACGGGCTCAAAGGATAGAACTGGTAAGTCCGGAGGTATTAAAAGCTCTAGCCACAACAGTACAACCGGATGGAGTAGTAGCGATCGCACCCCGATCTCAACTCCCAACTCCAGTCACACCGAATCCGGGTTTACTGCTAGCCTTAGAAACAATACAAGACCCAGGCAACCTGGGTACAACAATTCGCACCGCTACTGCCGCCAGTGCTGCCGGACTTTGGGTAAGTAGCGATAGTGTAGATTTGGATCACCCCAAAGTACTCAGAGCTTCCGCAGGACAGTGGTTTCGCCTCCCAATGGCTGTAAGTGGCGATTTAAAAGTACTGGTACAAGCTTGTCAAGCGGGTGGAATGCAAGTGGTAGCCACCGTTCCCAATACCAACTTAACCTACTGGCAACTCGATTTGCGCCTGCCCACTTTGATACTGCTGGGAAACGAAGGCGCGGGACTATCCGCAGATTTGGTAGCCCTGGCAGACAAACAGGTGAAAATACCCCTCAGCCAGGGGGTAGAATCATTGAACGTAGCGATCGCCGCTGCCTTGATTTTGTACGAAGCAGAACGACAGAAAAATTAA
- the trpC gene encoding indole-3-glycerol phosphate synthase TrpC, with the protein MQIRRRRPNPAVAVQELRYQVALPDASPRNILEEIVWHKETEVAQMRERLPLADLQRKIADLPPPRDFVAALRQGKTQPALIAEVKKASPSKGVIRADFDPVAIAQAYQQAGASCISVLTDTKFFQGSFENLQRIRAAVDLPLLCKEFIIYPYQIYLARINGADAILLIAAILSDRDLKYFVKIANALKMKALIEVHTLEELDRVLALEEATLIGINNRNLENFSVDLQTTCDILAARNDRLQERGIPVVSESGLHTLADLRLVAQAGATAVLIGESLVKQPDPQAAILELFAIG; encoded by the coding sequence ATGCAAATTCGTCGTCGTCGCCCCAATCCCGCAGTTGCCGTTCAAGAATTGCGCTACCAAGTTGCGCTGCCAGATGCCTCACCGAGAAATATTCTGGAGGAAATTGTTTGGCATAAAGAAACTGAAGTAGCGCAAATGCGAGAACGCTTGCCTTTGGCCGATCTCCAGCGTAAAATAGCCGACCTGCCCCCACCCCGCGATTTTGTGGCAGCACTGCGCCAAGGCAAAACTCAACCTGCCTTAATTGCGGAAGTCAAAAAAGCTTCTCCCAGTAAAGGCGTCATTAGGGCAGATTTCGACCCAGTAGCGATCGCTCAAGCTTACCAGCAGGCAGGTGCTAGCTGTATCTCGGTTCTCACTGATACCAAATTTTTTCAAGGTAGCTTTGAAAACCTGCAACGCATCCGTGCTGCTGTAGACTTGCCGTTACTGTGCAAAGAATTTATAATTTACCCCTACCAAATTTATCTAGCCCGGATCAACGGTGCTGATGCCATCCTGCTGATCGCTGCCATACTTTCCGATCGAGACTTAAAATACTTTGTAAAAATCGCCAATGCCTTGAAAATGAAGGCTTTGATCGAGGTGCATACCCTAGAAGAACTCGATCGCGTGTTAGCCTTGGAAGAAGCTACCCTAATTGGCATTAACAATCGCAACTTAGAAAATTTCTCGGTCGATCTACAAACAACCTGCGATATCCTCGCAGCAAGAAACGATCGACTCCAAGAGCGAGGCATCCCGGTCGTGAGCGAATCGGGACTGCATACGCTAGCAGACCTCCGCTTGGTAGCGCAAGCGGGTGCAACTGCGGTGCTGATCGGTGAGTCGCTGGTTAAACAGCCAGATCCTCAAGCTGCGATATTAGAGCTTTTTGCCATTGGGTGA
- a CDS encoding UPF0175 family protein — protein sequence MQITIDLPDNLSLTESDLRREVAIALFQQKILLIEQAAQVIAMDVDDFYQILVDRGILTPPSDPDDDPNELILAHLRISLQQAKEGNLKPVSELWDGIDD from the coding sequence ATGCAAATTACCATCGACCTCCCTGACAATCTATCCCTCACAGAATCAGACCTGCGCCGAGAAGTTGCGATCGCGCTCTTCCAGCAAAAAATCTTACTCATCGAACAAGCGGCTCAAGTCATTGCGATGGATGTAGACGATTTCTATCAAATCCTCGTAGATCGAGGTATCCTCACCCCCCCAAGCGACCCTGACGACGACCCCAATGAACTCATCCTCGCCCATTTGCGGATCTCCTTACAACAAGCCAAAGAAGGCAACTTGAAGCCCGTCTCTGAACTCTGGGACGGCATTGATGACTGA
- a CDS encoding pyridoxal-phosphate-dependent aminotransferase family protein, producing the protein MDDKQILMIPGPTPVPEQALLALAKQPIGHRSSEFGCIFEEVLQNLQWLHQTQNDVLMLTASGTGAMEAGIINFLSPGDRVLVGCNGKFGDRWADLATTYNLNVEKITADWGKPLDPEQFREKLEADTEKQIKAVIVTHSETSTGVINDLETINRHVKTHGEALIIVDAVTSLGTVNIPVDEWGIDVVVSASQKGYMIPPGLGFVSVSEKAWEAYKTAKMPRFYLDLDKYRQFQAKNTTPFTPPINLMMALQVSLQMMKKEGLANIFARHQRLMNATRAALKQLNLPLFAPDNVASPAITAVAPVQADTEQILKIMKNRYDIALAGGQDHLKGKIFRIGHLGFVTDRDILTAIGSLEATLIELGQDSLTPGAGVAAAAKVFAQSEARAPVQ; encoded by the coding sequence ATGGACGATAAGCAAATACTGATGATACCCGGCCCTACACCAGTGCCGGAACAGGCATTACTCGCTTTGGCGAAACAGCCGATCGGACATCGCAGCAGCGAGTTTGGCTGTATCTTTGAGGAAGTACTGCAAAACTTGCAATGGCTTCACCAAACTCAGAACGATGTCTTAATGCTTACCGCTAGCGGTACAGGAGCGATGGAAGCCGGAATTATTAACTTTCTCAGTCCGGGCGATCGCGTCTTAGTAGGATGTAATGGTAAATTTGGCGATCGCTGGGCAGACCTTGCTACCACGTACAATTTAAATGTAGAAAAAATTACTGCTGACTGGGGTAAACCTTTAGATCCGGAACAATTTCGCGAAAAGCTGGAAGCCGACACCGAAAAGCAAATTAAAGCTGTCATCGTCACCCACAGCGAAACATCTACGGGTGTCATAAATGACCTGGAAACCATCAATCGCCACGTCAAAACGCACGGCGAAGCTTTAATTATTGTGGACGCCGTAACGAGTTTGGGAACAGTCAATATCCCCGTTGATGAATGGGGTATTGATGTCGTTGTCTCCGCTTCGCAAAAAGGTTATATGATTCCGCCAGGGTTAGGCTTCGTCAGCGTGAGTGAAAAAGCGTGGGAAGCGTACAAAACCGCCAAAATGCCTCGTTTCTATTTAGATTTAGACAAATATCGCCAATTCCAAGCCAAAAACACCACACCCTTCACCCCGCCAATCAACTTGATGATGGCGCTGCAAGTCAGCTTGCAGATGATGAAAAAAGAAGGCTTGGCAAATATTTTCGCTAGGCATCAAAGACTGATGAATGCCACTCGCGCCGCCCTCAAGCAGTTGAATTTACCTTTGTTTGCCCCCGATAATGTTGCCAGTCCCGCAATTACCGCTGTAGCGCCCGTACAAGCGGACACCGAACAAATTCTCAAAATCATGAAAAATCGCTACGACATCGCTCTAGCGGGCGGACAAGACCACCTGAAGGGCAAAATCTTCCGTATCGGTCACTTGGGTTTTGTCACCGATCGCGATATCCTCACTGCGATCGGCTCCCTAGAAGCAACTCTGATCGAACTGGGACAAGACTCCTTGACCCCCGGCGCAGGCGTAGCCGCCGCTGCGAAAGTGTTCGCCCAATCAGAGGCTAGAGCGCCAGTCCAGTAA
- a CDS encoding PadR family transcriptional regulator, with translation MFKQFHPHFLVPAWAGEGPSDRVFMSGRHGRGHGHGHKGSSGDGWPDEPRTRRGDIKFILLGLLSERPQHGYELMKELENRRGGFRRPSPGSVYPTLQMLEEGGYLTSEEVEGKRVYTITESGRQLLSDRNQQSHSRKGHDSFTETKPSELIELRQTLTQLNDAVTQVARSGNVEQTNRVRDLLVQVKREIYKLLAEQ, from the coding sequence ATGTTCAAACAATTTCATCCCCATTTTCTCGTACCAGCATGGGCAGGAGAAGGCCCTAGCGATCGAGTCTTCATGAGTGGGCGACACGGACGCGGACATGGACATGGACACAAAGGTTCATCTGGTGACGGGTGGCCAGATGAGCCTCGTACCCGTCGCGGTGACATCAAATTCATTTTGCTTGGGCTTCTATCAGAGCGTCCCCAACATGGTTATGAATTGATGAAAGAGCTAGAAAACCGTCGCGGTGGCTTTCGTCGCCCCAGTCCAGGCTCGGTTTATCCAACGCTTCAGATGCTAGAAGAAGGAGGTTATTTGACCAGTGAGGAAGTCGAGGGCAAGCGGGTTTATACGATTACCGAGAGTGGCAGACAACTCTTGAGCGATCGCAACCAACAATCTCATTCAAGAAAAGGTCACGACAGTTTCACTGAAACCAAACCTTCTGAATTGATCGAGTTACGGCAGACTTTAACCCAGTTGAATGATGCTGTCACCCAAGTTGCTCGAAGTGGCAATGTAGAGCAAACCAATCGGGTACGCGATCTGCTTGTTCAGGTAAAACGCGAGATTTACAAACTGCTAGCAGAACAGTAA
- a CDS encoding DUF5340 domain-containing protein: protein MEPIPIPSPIHYELVLQLLERQTMFAVSQKPELKDKVNQLIITLRKAAALQKQIEQTCEQAHIKTEYLWSLNHVIPSSAELPSTAKSNLNSASNGLKPPQEQS, encoded by the coding sequence ATGGAGCCAATTCCTATTCCTTCTCCTATCCATTACGAACTGGTACTGCAATTACTAGAACGACAAACAATGTTCGCTGTATCTCAAAAACCAGAACTAAAGGATAAAGTTAACCAACTAATAATTACTTTGCGTAAAGCAGCTGCTCTACAGAAACAAATCGAACAAACTTGCGAACAAGCTCACATCAAAACGGAATACCTCTGGTCGCTCAATCATGTTATTCCCTCTTCAGCTGAATTGCCCTCAACAGCAAAATCAAATTTGAACTCAGCTTCAAATGGCCTGAAGCCACCTCAAGAACAATCGTAA
- a CDS encoding type II toxin-antitoxin system RelE family toxin, with product MTDAPSIQILVTPDFQGQLRKLAKRYRNIRSDLQPLFDDLENGNCPGDRISGTTYTVFKVRVKNSDIQKGKSSGYRVIYQLRDNICILLVTLYSKSDETTFTASEIREIIERFNEPTEPPAQGD from the coding sequence ATGACTGACGCTCCATCCATTCAAATCTTAGTTACCCCCGATTTTCAAGGACAACTTCGCAAGTTAGCCAAACGGTATCGCAATATCCGGTCCGATCTACAACCGCTGTTCGATGACCTCGAAAATGGTAACTGTCCTGGCGATCGAATTTCTGGCACGACCTATACCGTTTTCAAAGTCCGCGTCAAAAATAGCGACATTCAAAAAGGCAAAAGTTCAGGTTATCGAGTCATTTATCAATTGCGAGACAACATCTGCATTCTGCTTGTCACGCTCTATTCCAAATCCGATGAAACTACTTTCACAGCTAGTGAAATTCGCGAAATTATCGAGCGCTTCAATGAACCCACCGAACCGCCTGCCCAAGGAGATTGA
- a CDS encoding cupin domain-containing protein, whose translation MKQSPISAESISAPIGKTIYPEPYASLVKGRQKRKLGEYFGLTNFGVNLTHLSPGAISALAHSHSKQDEFILVLEGSPTLVLDEEEFVLHPGDCYGFKAGTGIAHQLINRTEENVTYIEIGDRTLGDEVEYPNDDLKATQLPNGEWALTHKDGRPY comes from the coding sequence ATGAAGCAATCGCCAATTTCAGCAGAATCGATTTCAGCACCGATCGGTAAGACGATATATCCAGAACCTTACGCTTCCCTCGTGAAGGGACGACAAAAGCGAAAACTGGGTGAGTATTTTGGGTTGACTAATTTTGGAGTTAATTTAACCCATCTCTCACCGGGAGCAATTTCTGCACTCGCTCACAGCCACTCAAAGCAAGATGAATTTATCCTGGTATTGGAAGGCAGCCCAACGCTGGTACTAGACGAAGAGGAATTCGTTTTGCATCCCGGTGACTGCTATGGATTTAAGGCAGGTACAGGTATCGCCCATCAACTGATTAATCGAACTGAAGAAAATGTAACCTATATTGAAATTGGCGATCGCACTCTTGGAGATGAGGTCGAATACCCAAATGACGATCTCAAAGCAACACAATTGCCAAATGGTGAATGGGCTTTAACGCACAAAGATGGTCGCCCTTATTAA
- a CDS encoding GTPase family protein, which translates to MANFEEEIKRIVKEIRSPNIAVIGRIGVGKSTLINAVFGAEVAKVGAGLPVSKGFVRYPRDPDEKSPVVLYDSAGYESNKETEFVESTLRFLEELRRKGIEEQIHLVWYVVNASSARFEYFDRDIINKLYEQQVPVIIVLSQCDRAKPNEIYEIKRTIDNFKFKNTYDLIEASASPLEINGKPICDPFGLKELIGRTVDLLPEVYSEAVLVMQKADVEAKRKVAGRYVFTAAIACFSASFIPIPFTTPVSAMTAQSALCVKLAALYGYTDMAAFLGSISGLTTSALFTFLSTATLDLIGSIFPPSQVIAGSTAATYTTVLGLSYTSVFEKVAKEHIYKSGKYTVRDFLRKTFREEFEKYSRVKIYSIADLEKLKELFLKGQL; encoded by the coding sequence ATGGCGAACTTTGAAGAGGAAATCAAAAGAATAGTTAAAGAAATAAGATCTCCTAACATTGCAGTAATTGGCAGAATTGGTGTTGGTAAAAGTACGCTTATCAATGCGGTATTTGGGGCAGAGGTCGCTAAAGTCGGTGCAGGCTTACCTGTCAGTAAGGGATTTGTCAGGTATCCGAGAGATCCTGATGAGAAATCCCCTGTGGTTTTGTATGACTCTGCTGGATACGAGTCAAATAAAGAGACTGAATTTGTTGAGAGTACATTAAGATTTTTAGAAGAGTTAAGACGAAAGGGTATAGAGGAACAAATTCATTTAGTTTGGTATGTTGTAAATGCTTCATCTGCAAGGTTTGAATATTTTGATAGAGATATCATTAATAAACTGTATGAGCAACAAGTTCCTGTAATTATAGTTCTCTCTCAGTGCGATCGCGCAAAGCCAAATGAAATTTATGAAATCAAGAGAACAATAGATAATTTTAAATTTAAAAACACATACGATTTGATCGAAGCATCAGCCTCCCCTCTTGAAATCAATGGCAAGCCAATTTGCGATCCTTTTGGCTTAAAAGAATTGATCGGCAGAACAGTAGATTTGCTTCCTGAAGTGTATTCAGAAGCGGTGCTTGTAATGCAGAAAGCAGATGTAGAAGCTAAAAGAAAAGTGGCAGGGAGATATGTTTTTACTGCTGCCATTGCTTGTTTCAGCGCATCATTCATTCCAATCCCTTTTACAACGCCTGTTTCAGCAATGACTGCTCAAAGTGCTCTCTGTGTGAAGCTTGCAGCCTTGTATGGTTATACTGATATGGCAGCATTTTTAGGCTCAATCAGTGGTTTAACAACTTCCGCGCTTTTCACTTTTCTCTCAACAGCAACTTTAGACTTGATAGGTTCAATTTTTCCTCCTAGTCAAGTAATTGCTGGATCAACAGCAGCAACTTATACTACAGTTTTAGGATTATCTTACACCTCAGTTTTTGAGAAAGTTGCTAAGGAACATATCTACAAATCTGGCAAATACACTGTTAGAGATTTTTTGAGAAAGACCTTTAGGGAAGAATTTGAAAAGTACTCTAGAGTTAAAATCTATTCAATTGCTGATTTAGAGAAACTCAAAGAACTTTTCCTTAAAGGACAACTGTAA
- a CDS encoding CHAT domain-containing protein: MPDAVLSKQTLISQTNLSSEPRQLLQQGKQLYEAEQFADALRIWQQAEANFVTKKDVISQALALNFISLAYQKLGEWEKAKSAIASSLNLLQTVPNNNNQKTPILAIALNTQGRLQLSLGQPEDALITLQQATSAYTQAGDEIGITGSTINVAQTWQSLGFYRRASKTLADLEKRLQNQQDSPLKAKGLLTLANTLRINGDLAKSLELCQQSLAIAQRLQSPTDISIALLNIGNTERALAKRLEELAEDVEDTEKIEKKNKAALEYYEQAATISDSGNTRLQARINQMSLLVETKQNSEAQELWPKIESEISQLPLSRNKIIAQINLSESLMKMLTGSGLELTSDKAQINQEIANILATAIQSAKNIGDKRVESFALGNLGGLYAQTKQLNNAKDLTEQALLLAQASNAPDIAYKWQWQLGRLLRLQSRKQDAIAAYTEAVNTLQSLRSDLATINPEVQFSFRDSVEPIYRELVDLLLQRSEEGEKFQPPVQNRLIQARQVIESLQLAELDNFFREACLDAAPELIDKIDAGAAVIYPVILADRLEIILSLPQQPLRNYTTQIDQKQVENIVNQLRQSLGIRHSNQDERLQLSQQLYDWLIRPAEAELKASGIQTLVFVLDGALRNIPMSALYDGKQYLIEKYSIALTPGLQLLKPQRLTRERLRALAGGLSESRQGFSALPGVKRELEQVSAEVRSTRLLDREFTSITLENEVKAVPFPVVHLATHGQFSSNYQNTFILAWDGEINVKQLDELLRSRDPSKSDPIELLVLSACETATGDRRAALGLAGVAVRAGARSTLATLWKVSDSSTATLMTEFYRQLANPGITKAEALRRAQNSLLQNRSYRNPYFWAPYVLVGNWL, from the coding sequence ATGCCAGATGCAGTTTTATCAAAACAAACCCTTATAAGTCAAACCAATCTATCCTCAGAACCAAGACAATTACTGCAACAAGGTAAACAATTATACGAGGCAGAACAGTTTGCGGATGCTCTGAGAATATGGCAGCAAGCAGAAGCAAACTTTGTTACCAAAAAAGATGTAATAAGTCAAGCTTTAGCACTAAACTTTATATCTTTAGCTTATCAGAAACTAGGAGAATGGGAGAAAGCGAAAAGTGCGATCGCATCCAGCCTGAACCTCCTACAAACAGTCCCCAATAACAACAACCAAAAAACCCCCATCCTTGCCATTGCTTTAAACACTCAAGGTCGCTTACAATTGTCTTTAGGACAACCGGAAGACGCGCTGATTACCTTGCAACAAGCGACATCTGCATACACGCAAGCTGGTGATGAAATTGGGATTACAGGTAGCACTATTAACGTTGCTCAGACTTGGCAAAGTTTGGGCTTTTATCGTCGCGCTTCTAAAACATTAGCAGACTTAGAAAAACGTCTGCAAAATCAACAAGATTCTCCACTTAAAGCAAAGGGATTGCTGACGCTTGCCAACACTCTCCGCATCAATGGTGATTTAGCTAAATCTCTAGAATTATGTCAGCAAAGTTTGGCAATCGCCCAACGTTTGCAATCTCCTACCGATATTAGTATCGCTTTACTCAACATAGGCAATACCGAAAGAGCATTGGCGAAAAGATTAGAAGAATTAGCAGAAGATGTAGAAGATACAGAAAAAATTGAGAAGAAAAATAAAGCGGCTTTAGAATATTACGAACAAGCGGCAACTATATCCGATTCTGGAAATACTCGGCTTCAGGCACGCATAAATCAAATGAGCTTATTAGTGGAGACAAAGCAAAACTCAGAAGCTCAGGAGTTATGGCCGAAAATTGAATCGGAAATTTCCCAATTACCTCTAAGTCGAAATAAAATTATCGCTCAAATTAATTTGTCTGAAAGTTTGATGAAGATGTTAACGGGCAGTGGTTTAGAATTAACATCTGACAAAGCACAAATTAATCAAGAAATTGCCAATATTTTAGCCACAGCTATTCAGTCAGCCAAAAATATCGGCGATAAGCGCGTAGAATCTTTTGCTCTTGGCAATCTGGGTGGATTGTACGCACAAACTAAGCAATTGAATAACGCCAAAGATTTGACTGAGCAAGCTTTGCTTTTGGCGCAAGCGAGTAATGCGCCGGATATTGCTTATAAATGGCAGTGGCAGTTAGGAAGATTGCTAAGATTGCAATCCAGAAAACAGGATGCGATCGCAGCTTATACTGAAGCAGTAAACACCTTACAATCTCTCCGCAGCGATTTAGCCACAATCAATCCAGAAGTGCAATTTTCGTTTCGAGATAGTGTAGAACCGATTTATCGAGAGCTAGTCGATTTGCTGTTACAAAGATCCGAAGAGGGAGAGAAATTTCAACCCCCAGTGCAAAATCGATTAATTCAAGCTCGTCAAGTTATCGAGTCCCTACAACTAGCGGAACTGGATAATTTTTTCCGAGAAGCTTGTCTGGATGCAGCACCAGAATTGATTGACAAAATCGACGCGGGAGCGGCAGTTATCTATCCAGTTATTTTAGCCGATCGCTTAGAAATAATCCTCAGTTTGCCCCAGCAACCATTGCGTAACTACACTACCCAAATTGACCAGAAACAAGTTGAAAATATCGTTAACCAACTCAGACAAAGTTTGGGGATTCGTCACTCCAATCAAGACGAACGCTTGCAGTTGTCTCAACAACTTTATGACTGGCTGATTCGACCTGCTGAGGCAGAATTAAAAGCGAGTGGGATACAAACGCTGGTATTTGTTTTGGATGGTGCGTTGCGAAATATCCCCATGTCTGCTCTCTACGATGGCAAACAATATTTAATTGAAAAATATAGCATTGCCCTAACTCCCGGTTTACAATTGTTGAAGCCGCAACGACTGACGCGAGAAAGGCTGAGGGCTTTAGCTGGTGGACTGAGCGAATCCAGACAGGGATTTTCTGCTTTACCGGGTGTGAAAAGGGAATTAGAACAAGTTAGTGCTGAAGTTCGTTCTACAAGACTTTTGGATCGAGAATTTACTAGCATAACGCTGGAGAATGAAGTAAAAGCCGTTCCTTTTCCTGTCGTTCACCTAGCAACTCACGGTCAATTTAGTTCCAATTACCAAAATACATTTATTCTCGCTTGGGATGGCGAAATCAATGTCAAGCAGTTAGATGAGTTGTTGCGTAGTAGAGATCCCAGTAAATCCGATCCGATCGAATTGCTGGTACTCAGCGCCTGCGAAACTGCTACTGGGGATAGACGCGCCGCTTTGGGACTAGCTGGGGTGGCGGTACGCGCTGGCGCACGCAGCACTTTAGCAACTTTATGGAAAGTGAGCGATAGTTCTACTGCCACCCTGATGACTGAATTTTATCGCCAGTTAGCCAATCCCGGCATTACCAAAGCTGAAGCGCTTCGCCGCGCCCAAAATAGCCTTTTGCAAAACCGCAGCTACAGGAATCCGTATTTCTGGGCTCCATACGTTTTGGTGGGAAATTGGCTGTGA